A stretch of Mya arenaria isolate MELC-2E11 chromosome 14, ASM2691426v1 DNA encodes these proteins:
- the LOC128216189 gene encoding sentrin-specific protease 1-like yields MFVIPSYTAVLWDAGMYDRYMYTKVDFTQFDFVVVPWNKNGNHWVVLVARPKDLTVAVYDSLGADNRPLIDRFCNFMSERLKIVNDGLQHWEPVSSTTNQQTDGSSCGLFVLMTLECLVKGKASWILRQVHVPLFRRYITDRLLFKGQRNTYLCDSFWCKDPKGRKVKWVQCDVCYRWWHRTCCSKPDVTITNNNQFQCEVCDAQYG; encoded by the exons ATGTTTGTGATCCCCTCGTATACAGCAGTGTTATGGGATGCTGGAATGTATgatagatacatgtatacaaag GTTGATTTTACCCAGTTTGACTTTGTGGTAGTTCCATGGAACAAAAATGGCAACCACTGGGTAGTTCTTGTGGCTCGGCCTAAAGATTTGACTGTGGCAGTTTATGACTCCCTTGGTGCAGACAACCGTCCTCTCATTGACAGATTCTG caattttATGAGTGAAAGGTTGAAGATAGTCAATGATGGCCTTCAGCATTGGGAACCAGTTTCTTCCACAACAAATCAACAAACTGATGGCTCGAGTTGTgggttgtttgttttgatg ACTCTTGAGTGCCTTGTCAAAGGAAAGGCATCATGGATCCTGCGCCAAGTGCATGTGCCATTGTTCAGACGTTACATCACTGACAGGTTACTATTTAAAGGTCAAAGAAACACATACCTGTGTGATTCTTTCTGGTGCAAGGACCCTAAAGGTAGAAAAGTAAAATGGGTTCAGTGTGATGTATGTTACCGCTGGTGGCACAGAACATGTTGCTCAAAGCCAGATGTGACAATCACCAACAACAATCAATTCCAGTGTGAAGTCTGTGATGCGCAGTATGGGTAA